Proteins co-encoded in one Armatimonadota bacterium genomic window:
- a CDS encoding DUF4870 domain-containing protein: MSTSPSDQSNRLLAALAYPIWLVALVIVVSDLKKDPFMRHHGWTALFWGIAWFALWVIATILSGIPFLGFLMGVLTFPVLWLAWLILSVYYAAQAYQGKAFTIPLVSDWAKKYAT, encoded by the coding sequence ATGAGCACATCGCCATCGGACCAGTCGAACCGCCTGCTCGCCGCGCTCGCCTACCCCATCTGGCTGGTGGCCCTCGTCATCGTCGTCAGCGACCTCAAGAAGGACCCGTTCATGCGCCACCACGGCTGGACGGCTCTGTTCTGGGGGATCGCCTGGTTCGCCCTCTGGGTCATCGCCACGATCCTCTCCGGGATCCCGTTCCTGGGGTTCTTGATGGGCGTGCTCACGTTCCCCGTGCTGTGGCTGGCCTGGCTGATCCTGTCGGTGTACTACGCCGCGCAGGCGTATCAGGGCAAAGCGTTTACGATCCCCCTGGTCAGCGACTGGGCGAAGAAGTACGCGACGTAG
- a CDS encoding MFS transporter, translating into MTVPDDRNLRWLFAALFLWTFGLGLYEQLVPIFARQLGASPVQLGTLFNLRYLGLAAGYLLGIVVADRWRRRTVIVASWVAATPVPLLLAAAPTHLWLLPGLLLYEVTFFGLPAVHAFVAERVAPDRLASTFAAMGVVTSTAFLVAPTLGGVVADRWGIRATLLLAAACYLLSTAMVLQVRGAPPAPRAAHAAVLLTWTALRPLLPVLLLVAGPAVAVLAAAPFLTPFLREVRGLSLSEIGFLGSMTAVGGVGLTAIGGRLGDRVGIVPALVGALLVYALGMALHVYGPAALLPVASILRARAPAAALGQALVGAHAPAEVLGRAFAVSGMLAAGLAALGVVVGGYAYRADPVLPVVLAAGLAVALAGAVLWVRPVPAAAATARRQVAEAARDAPAP; encoded by the coding sequence ATGACGGTGCCGGACGATCGCAACCTGCGCTGGCTGTTTGCGGCGCTCTTCCTGTGGACGTTTGGGCTGGGCCTGTACGAGCAGCTGGTGCCCATCTTCGCGCGCCAGCTCGGGGCCTCGCCGGTGCAGCTCGGCACGCTGTTCAACCTGCGCTACCTGGGGTTGGCCGCGGGCTACCTGCTCGGCATCGTCGTCGCCGACCGCTGGCGCCGCCGGACCGTCATCGTCGCCTCGTGGGTGGCGGCCACGCCGGTGCCGCTGCTGCTGGCCGCCGCGCCCACCCACCTGTGGCTGCTGCCGGGCCTGCTGCTGTACGAGGTCACCTTCTTCGGGTTGCCCGCGGTGCACGCGTTCGTCGCCGAGCGCGTCGCGCCCGACCGCCTGGCGTCCACCTTCGCTGCCATGGGCGTGGTGACGTCGACCGCCTTCCTGGTGGCGCCGACCCTGGGCGGCGTCGTCGCCGACCGCTGGGGGATTCGCGCGACCCTGCTGCTGGCCGCGGCCTGCTACCTGCTCTCGACCGCGATGGTGCTGCAGGTGCGCGGGGCGCCGCCGGCTCCGCGTGCGGCGCACGCCGCGGTGCTGCTGACGTGGACGGCGCTGCGCCCGCTGCTGCCCGTGCTCCTGCTGGTCGCGGGACCCGCGGTCGCGGTGCTGGCAGCAGCGCCGTTCCTCACGCCGTTCCTGCGCGAGGTCCGGGGGCTCTCGCTGTCGGAGATCGGGTTCCTGGGCTCGATGACCGCGGTCGGCGGGGTGGGGCTCACCGCGATCGGTGGCCGGTTGGGCGACCGGGTGGGTATCGTCCCGGCCCTGGTCGGTGCGCTGCTGGTTTACGCGCTGGGGATGGCCCTGCACGTCTACGGCCCGGCGGCGCTGCTGCCGGTAGCGTCGATCCTGCGGGCGCGGGCGCCCGCCGCCGCGCTGGGGCAGGCCCTGGTCGGGGCGCACGCGCCCGCGGAGGTGCTCGGCCGGGCGTTCGCCGTCTCGGGGATGCTGGCGGCCGGGCTTGCGGCGCTTGGCGTGGTGGTCGGCGGCTATGCCTACCGGGCCGACCCCGTGCTGCCCGTGGTGCTGGCAGCGGGGCTCGCGGTCGCGCTGGCCGGGGCCGTGCTGTGGGTGCGCCCCGTCCCCGCCGCGGCGGCAACCGCGCGCCGACAGGTGGCAGAGGCCGCACGCGACGCGCCGGCGCCGTGA
- a CDS encoding DMT family transporter, producing the protein MPRTLPLDRRTLMAVAATLLTWSSAYAAIRAGLDGYHPVHLAALRYLIASTLLAGHAVVAGLRPPAWRDLPAIVVLGATGITTYTLALAFGLRTVTAGAGSLIIASESIWIALFAVAFLRERLTAWGWVGTVLSFGGVGLIVWSESGSLAVDRNALWVVLAAVATSAYFVGQKPLLRRYAATALNAYCIWAGTLLMLLAAGGLVDATRTAPRTATLAAVYLGVFPTAIGYATWTYALSRAPAAIVGNALYLIAPLAVLVAWVWLGEIPSGLTLLGGAVVLGGVWLVNTRGQAPQQAGAAATASRT; encoded by the coding sequence ATGCCGCGGACGCTCCCCCTGGACCGCCGCACGCTCATGGCGGTGGCAGCGACCCTGCTCACCTGGTCATCGGCCTACGCCGCGATCCGCGCCGGCCTGGACGGTTACCACCCGGTGCACCTGGCGGCCCTCCGGTACCTGATCGCCTCGACGCTGCTGGCCGGGCACGCGGTCGTCGCCGGGCTCCGCCCGCCGGCGTGGCGCGACCTCCCGGCGATCGTCGTCCTGGGCGCCACGGGCATCACGACCTACACGCTGGCGCTGGCTTTTGGTCTGCGCACCGTCACGGCCGGCGCTGGCAGCCTCATCATCGCATCGGAGTCGATCTGGATCGCGCTCTTCGCCGTGGCGTTCCTGCGCGAGCGGCTGACCGCGTGGGGATGGGTGGGCACCGTGCTGTCGTTCGGCGGCGTGGGGTTGATCGTCTGGAGCGAGAGCGGGAGCCTCGCGGTCGACCGCAACGCGCTGTGGGTGGTCCTGGCAGCCGTGGCCACCTCGGCGTACTTCGTGGGCCAGAAGCCGCTGCTGCGGCGGTACGCGGCGACCGCGCTGAACGCCTACTGCATCTGGGCCGGCACGCTCCTCATGCTGCTGGCCGCCGGCGGCCTGGTGGACGCGACACGCACGGCCCCGCGCACCGCCACCCTGGCCGCCGTCTACCTGGGCGTCTTCCCCACCGCGATCGGCTATGCCACGTGGACCTACGCCCTGTCGCGGGCACCGGCGGCCATCGTCGGGAACGCGCTGTACCTGATCGCACCGCTGGCAGTGCTCGTGGCGTGGGTGTGGCTCGGCGAGATCCCCTCGGGCCTCACGCTGCTGGGGGGCGCGGTGGTGCTGGGGGGCGTCTGGCTCGTGAACACGCGCGGCCAGGCGCCGCAGCAAGCCGGCGCAGCTGCGACCGCATCGCGCACCTGA
- a CDS encoding carbohydrate ABC transporter permease — protein MVRYAGLVALAVFTTFPLVWLAAVALRARGPVFGFPPALWPWPPSLVHVATVWQTMPLPRFFANTLVLVGAGVVLQVTLCAMAAYPLARMEFPGRRLITGLLLATLMLPGHIGLIVNFVTLLRLRLVDTYAGVVLPGAVSVFGILLLRQAFLAVPADLEDAARLDGASEWTIWRRVMLPVVRPALATLALFEFVAHWNAFLWPLVVLKSPEKYPLAVGLLYLSGLFAHSTRAVAAGAVLMTLPVVVVFLFTQRYFVRGLLVGALR, from the coding sequence GTGGTGCGCTACGCGGGGCTGGTGGCGCTCGCGGTCTTCACCACGTTCCCGCTGGTGTGGCTGGCGGCGGTGGCGCTGCGGGCCCGCGGCCCGGTCTTTGGGTTCCCGCCGGCGCTGTGGCCGTGGCCGCCGTCCCTGGTGCACGTCGCCACCGTCTGGCAGACGATGCCGCTGCCGCGGTTCTTCGCCAACACGCTGGTGCTGGTCGGGGCCGGGGTGGTCCTGCAGGTGACGCTGTGCGCCATGGCGGCCTACCCGCTGGCCCGCATGGAGTTCCCGGGGCGCCGCCTGATCACGGGGCTACTGCTGGCGACGCTGATGCTGCCCGGGCACATCGGCCTGATCGTCAACTTCGTGACGCTGCTGCGGCTGCGCCTGGTGGACACCTACGCGGGGGTGGTCCTGCCGGGCGCGGTGAGCGTCTTTGGCATCCTCCTGCTGCGCCAGGCGTTCCTGGCCGTGCCGGCGGACCTGGAAGACGCCGCGCGGCTGGATGGGGCCTCGGAGTGGACCATCTGGCGACGGGTCATGCTGCCCGTGGTGCGGCCGGCGCTGGCGACGCTCGCGCTGTTCGAGTTCGTCGCCCACTGGAACGCGTTCCTCTGGCCGCTGGTGGTGCTGAAGTCGCCCGAGAAGTACCCGCTGGCCGTGGGGCTGCTGTACCTGTCGGGGCTGTTCGCCCACAGCACGCGCGCGGTGGCCGCCGGCGCGGTGCTGATGACGCTGCCGGTGGTGGTGGTGTTCCTGTTCACGCAGCGGTACTTCGTGCGCGGGCTCCTGGTGGGAGCGCTGCGGTGA
- a CDS encoding sugar ABC transporter substrate-binding protein, with amino-acid sequence MLTGSVLLLALALAVAGPAAATSEATLEFWTIALQPFFTDYVRAMIAAYERATPGVRVRWVDVQFQAIEQKLLAALAGGVPPDVVNLNTEMTVRLAQRGALVDMDAATPPEVRARYFEGLWRSARLDGRTYGVPWYVVPNVVAYNAALYRRAGLDPQRPPATEDAMIAHARQIKDRTGIYGFMPNVEGVRMLHRFQEAGLPILSADGRRAVFNSAAHVAYLARYVALFRQDYFPEDTLRRGYLGATERYSAGRLGMLMTGPQFLLRVKTDNPEVYVQTRVAPYPKGKGQTLHLATMTLAVPRASRHVRAAVAFALYVTNDENQLAFSRRVVVFPSTRRAAADPFFRQGGADPEAVARRVAAADLPLARDLSVVVPHQGDLFRIFREAIESAFYGRRTPQAALDWAVAEWNARL; translated from the coding sequence ATGCTGACGGGCAGCGTGCTGCTGCTCGCGCTGGCCCTCGCCGTGGCCGGACCGGCGGCCGCGACATCCGAGGCCACGCTGGAGTTCTGGACGATCGCGCTCCAGCCGTTCTTCACCGACTACGTCCGCGCGATGATCGCAGCCTACGAACGGGCCACCCCGGGCGTCCGCGTGCGCTGGGTCGACGTGCAGTTCCAGGCCATCGAGCAGAAGCTGCTCGCCGCCCTCGCCGGTGGCGTGCCCCCGGACGTGGTGAACCTCAACACCGAGATGACGGTCCGCCTGGCGCAGCGGGGCGCCCTGGTCGACATGGACGCGGCCACCCCACCCGAAGTCCGCGCGCGGTACTTCGAGGGGCTGTGGCGCTCGGCACGGCTGGATGGGCGCACCTACGGTGTGCCGTGGTACGTGGTGCCCAACGTCGTCGCCTACAACGCCGCCCTCTACCGCAGGGCGGGCCTGGACCCCCAGCGCCCGCCCGCGACCGAAGACGCCATGATCGCGCACGCCCGCCAGATCAAGGACCGCACCGGCATCTACGGGTTCATGCCCAACGTCGAGGGCGTGCGAATGCTGCACCGCTTCCAGGAAGCGGGGCTGCCGATCCTCAGCGCCGACGGGCGGCGCGCCGTGTTCAACTCCGCGGCCCACGTGGCCTACCTGGCGCGCTACGTGGCGTTGTTCCGGCAGGACTACTTCCCCGAAGACACGCTGCGCCGCGGGTACCTGGGCGCCACCGAACGCTACAGCGCCGGGCGGCTCGGGATGCTCATGACCGGCCCGCAGTTCCTGCTGCGGGTCAAGACCGACAACCCCGAGGTCTACGTCCAGACGCGCGTGGCGCCCTACCCGAAGGGCAAGGGGCAGACGCTGCACCTGGCGACGATGACGCTGGCGGTCCCCCGCGCCAGCCGGCACGTGCGCGCGGCGGTGGCGTTCGCGCTGTACGTGACCAACGACGAGAACCAGCTGGCGTTCAGCCGACGGGTGGTGGTCTTCCCCTCGACGCGGCGCGCGGCGGCCGACCCCTTCTTCCGGCAGGGCGGCGCGGACCCCGAAGCCGTGGCGCGTCGGGTCGCCGCCGCCGACCTGCCCCTGGCGCGCGACCTGAGCGTGGTCGTGCCGCACCAGGGCGACCTGTTCCGCATCTTCCGCGAGGCGATCGAGAGCGCGTTCTACGGCCGGCGCACGCCCCAGGCGGCCCTCGACTGGGCGGTGGCCGAGTGGAACGCGCGGCTGTGA
- a CDS encoding FAD-dependent oxidoreductase, whose translation MSADAAYDVVVIGGGPAGTVASIAAARAGVRVACVERYGFLGGTLTAAMVAPMMGFHAGGQQVVRGIPQEIVDRLQALGASPGHVPDPIDFCASITPFDYEGLKRVLLEMAVDAGVDLWLHTVFLDARARDGVVERVRVWQKDGTKDLRASVFVDASGDGDLSAAAGAPFEVGRPGDGRPQPMTLMLRLGGVDWEAVMDYLTAHPDEVQHGQGIHERIDVAWLRRLPSRGFAGFGGLVRAARDRGEWTIPRDRLLVFEGVRAGEAVVNTTRVLDRLGVVGADLARAEVEGRRQAYAVADFLRRHVPGFGDAYVLETPAQIGVRETRRVLGEYVLTADDVLGARKFDDAIACGAYPIDIHDPASMRLVARRLPEGEYYTIPYRCLLPRGGVNWLVAGRCISATHEAAAAFRVSAIVMAIAQAAGTAAALAVRQRATPREVDAQALRAQLRAQGAVV comes from the coding sequence GTGAGCGCTGATGCTGCCTACGACGTCGTGGTCATCGGCGGCGGTCCGGCCGGGACGGTGGCCAGCATCGCGGCCGCGCGCGCGGGCGTCCGGGTCGCCTGCGTCGAGCGGTATGGCTTCCTGGGCGGCACGCTGACCGCTGCCATGGTGGCGCCCATGATGGGGTTCCACGCCGGCGGGCAGCAGGTGGTACGCGGCATTCCCCAGGAGATCGTGGACCGCCTGCAGGCCCTGGGCGCCTCGCCGGGCCACGTGCCCGACCCTATCGACTTCTGCGCGTCGATCACGCCCTTCGACTACGAGGGGCTCAAGCGGGTGCTGCTGGAGATGGCCGTGGACGCCGGCGTCGACCTGTGGCTGCACACCGTGTTCCTCGACGCCCGGGCCCGCGACGGCGTGGTCGAGCGCGTTCGCGTCTGGCAGAAGGACGGGACCAAGGACCTGCGCGCGTCGGTGTTCGTCGATGCCTCGGGCGACGGCGACCTCTCGGCGGCGGCCGGCGCGCCCTTCGAGGTCGGGCGGCCCGGCGACGGACGCCCGCAGCCCATGACGCTGATGCTCCGCCTTGGCGGCGTGGACTGGGAGGCCGTAATGGACTACCTGACGGCGCACCCCGACGAGGTCCAGCACGGCCAGGGGATCCACGAGCGCATCGACGTCGCGTGGCTGCGGCGCCTGCCGTCGCGGGGCTTTGCGGGCTTTGGCGGCCTGGTCCGTGCGGCGCGCGACCGGGGCGAGTGGACGATCCCGCGCGACCGCCTGCTGGTGTTCGAGGGCGTGCGGGCGGGCGAGGCCGTGGTGAACACCACGCGCGTGCTCGACCGACTGGGCGTGGTCGGCGCCGACCTGGCTCGGGCCGAGGTGGAGGGTCGCCGGCAGGCCTACGCGGTGGCCGACTTCCTCCGCCGGCATGTGCCCGGATTCGGCGACGCCTACGTGCTCGAGACCCCCGCCCAGATCGGCGTGCGCGAGACGCGGCGGGTGCTGGGGGAGTACGTGCTGACTGCCGACGACGTCCTGGGAGCCCGCAAGTTCGACGATGCCATCGCGTGCGGCGCCTACCCCATCGACATCCACGATCCGGCATCCATGCGCCTGGTGGCCCGCCGCCTGCCCGAGGGCGAGTACTACACGATCCCCTACCGGTGCCTGCTGCCGCGCGGCGGCGTGAACTGGCTCGTGGCCGGCCGGTGCATCTCGGCTACCCACGAGGCCGCGGCGGCGTTTCGGGTCTCGGCGATCGTCATGGCCATCGCGCAGGCGGCGGGCACTGCGGCGGCGCTGGCCGTCCGGCAGCGCGCCACGCCGCGGGAGGTCGACGCGCAGGCGCTGCGGGCGCAGCTGCGCGCCCAGGGCGCCGTCGTCTGA
- a CDS encoding NPCBM/NEW2 domain-containing protein yields WIELDGRRVGASSLTLDGVPPGVYALRITKTGFRPVIRRIRLGPGERVALRVALAPVAPPRRSPPAPQWIVRLQDAQRPRSIPTPAARPGAVYLVTLPALAGVTQYNRLDQVVLAGVVYRRALVEYRNWWQGRSRRDREWRVVYRLGGRYARFRARAGLEDGAPPEVTASFEVRGDGVTLFAGALKRAGDAPDVIDVDVAGVVELELIARATDPFYTRGVGVIWADPHLVPAPAGAPTPSAPSPAAGDGPARQERP; encoded by the coding sequence TGGATCGAGCTCGACGGCAGGCGGGTCGGCGCCAGCAGCCTGACGCTCGACGGCGTGCCGCCCGGCGTCTACGCGCTCAGGATCACGAAAACGGGCTTCCGGCCCGTGATCCGGCGGATTCGCCTGGGTCCGGGAGAGCGCGTCGCCCTGCGCGTGGCCCTGGCGCCAGTGGCACCGCCACGACGCTCGCCGCCTGCGCCGCAGTGGATCGTCCGGCTGCAGGACGCACAGCGACCGCGGAGCATCCCCACGCCCGCCGCGCGACCCGGCGCGGTGTACCTGGTGACGTTGCCCGCGCTGGCAGGCGTCACGCAGTACAACCGGCTCGACCAGGTGGTGCTGGCCGGTGTCGTCTATCGGCGCGCCCTGGTCGAGTACCGCAACTGGTGGCAGGGACGCAGCCGGCGCGATCGCGAGTGGCGGGTGGTCTACCGGCTGGGAGGCCGGTACGCGCGCTTCCGCGCGCGGGCGGGCCTGGAGGACGGCGCGCCCCCGGAGGTCACCGCGTCGTTCGAGGTGCGGGGCGACGGGGTCACGCTGTTTGCGGGCGCACTCAAGCGCGCTGGCGACGCGCCCGACGTGATCGACGTCGACGTCGCTGGCGTCGTCGAGCTGGAGCTGATCGCCAGGGCGACGGATCCGTTCTACACCCGGGGCGTGGGCGTCATCTGGGCCGATCCACACCTGGTGCCGGCACCCGCTGGTGCCCCGACACCGTCCGCGCCGTCACCGGCAGCCGGCGACGGCCCCGCGCGCCAGGAGCGTCCCTGA
- a CDS encoding PEGA domain-containing protein has translation MHGRSRVLEDAGFEEVAGESELAAHQAGHAVLGRDAGFDEAAEKSETPAATPADKHHDRAHGDTVRRRAWVSYVVVAGLVIATAAGLFVARGGLRGGAADRVLPAASPPAARTLGAGPVPHAPAAGPIPGVLPAPAPAPVPARPPASAAPATARLAPGAPPAATLSIHTVPTGAWIELDGRRVGASSLTLDGVPPGVYALRITKTGFRPVIRRIRLG, from the coding sequence GTGCACGGGAGATCTCGCGTACTGGAGGACGCTGGGTTCGAGGAAGTGGCCGGGGAGTCGGAGCTGGCTGCGCACCAGGCCGGGCACGCGGTGCTCGGCCGGGACGCCGGGTTCGATGAAGCGGCCGAAAAATCAGAGACCCCCGCGGCTACGCCCGCGGACAAACACCATGACAGGGCCCACGGCGACACGGTCCGGCGGCGCGCGTGGGTCTCCTACGTGGTGGTGGCCGGCCTGGTCATCGCCACCGCCGCCGGACTCTTCGTCGCGCGCGGGGGCCTGCGCGGCGGCGCCGCCGACCGGGTGCTGCCCGCCGCGTCCCCACCGGCAGCGCGCACGCTTGGCGCGGGGCCGGTCCCTCATGCGCCTGCCGCAGGGCCCATCCCCGGCGTCCTGCCAGCGCCTGCCCCAGCGCCTGTCCCCGCCAGGCCGCCCGCGTCTGCAGCGCCGGCTACAGCGAGGCTTGCGCCGGGCGCACCGCCTGCCGCCACGCTCAGCATCCACACCGTCCCGACCGGCGCGTGGATCGAGCTCGACGGCAGGCGGGTCGGCGCCAGCAGCCTGACGCTCGACGGCGTGCCGCCCGGCGTCTACGCGCTCAGGATCACGAAAACGGGCTTCCGGCCCGTGATCCGGCGGATTCGCCTGGGC
- a CDS encoding sugar ABC transporter permease, translating to MTVAARRWRRAATAYLFLAPALALLGLFTFYPVAVGTLLALFDYDAISPPRFVGLAHFRALVADRFFWIALGNSLKYLLVVPVLQALSIGLAVAVNVPLRGIAWLRAAYYLPVVTSMVVAGLLWRWLYEQDGLVNFVLLRLGVLARPVAWLGHPDLALFAVMFVTLWKGLGYYMVIYLAGLQAISPEYEEAATVDGATRWQVFRWVTLPLLRPSILLASTISAIAALKVFEEIYVMTGGGPMFRTYTMFYYMFDKGFQQLDLGYAAALGVVLAAAVLVFSAVTFRLFRHGGWTYY from the coding sequence GTGACCGTCGCCGCGCGCCGCTGGCGCCGCGCCGCGACGGCCTACCTGTTCCTCGCGCCCGCGCTGGCGCTGCTGGGGCTGTTCACGTTCTACCCGGTGGCCGTCGGCACCCTGCTGGCGCTGTTCGACTACGACGCGATCTCGCCGCCGCGGTTCGTGGGGCTGGCGCACTTTCGCGCGCTCGTTGCCGACCGGTTCTTCTGGATCGCGCTGGGGAACTCGCTGAAGTACCTGCTGGTGGTGCCGGTGCTCCAGGCGCTGTCCATCGGGCTCGCGGTGGCGGTGAACGTGCCGCTACGGGGGATCGCCTGGCTGCGCGCGGCGTACTACCTGCCCGTGGTGACGTCGATGGTCGTGGCCGGGCTGCTGTGGCGGTGGCTGTACGAGCAGGACGGCCTCGTGAACTTCGTCCTGCTGCGTCTGGGCGTGCTGGCGCGGCCGGTGGCGTGGCTGGGCCACCCGGACCTGGCGCTGTTTGCCGTCATGTTCGTCACGCTGTGGAAGGGCCTGGGATACTACATGGTGATCTACCTGGCGGGGCTGCAGGCGATCTCCCCGGAGTATGAGGAAGCCGCGACCGTGGACGGCGCCACGCGGTGGCAGGTCTTCCGATGGGTCACGCTGCCCCTGCTGCGGCCGTCGATCCTGCTGGCCTCGACCATCAGCGCCATTGCGGCGTTGAAGGTCTTTGAAGAGATCTACGTGATGACCGGCGGGGGGCCGATGTTCCGGACGTACACCATGTTCTACTACATGTTCGACAAGGGGTTCCAGCAGCTCGACCTGGGCTACGCCGCCGCCCTGGGCGTCGTGCTGGCGGCCGCCGTGCTCGTGTTCTCGGCGGTGACCTTCCGGCTGTTTCGGCACGGGGGGTGGACCTATTACTGA
- a CDS encoding asparagine synthase-related protein, translating into MATASTVRSPLAAGLIDEIRAVTGGRPVVVAFSGGLDSSTVAALAKEALGAPSVLLVTVNMGAYNYRRGNEIVLEMAEQLGLAQRCLLGQRLQHVVQRAGPACNRCTREIKLGLVRAAARGRLVLTGSNRSDTWGQRGLKVHDGFYAPLLDLDKPQIRALAAELGLRIPRIGEAPGREGCKLKHLLKPLVNPDYHGRAVAEANEVLLQTLAAVGWPAELANVKIIGPLRRNVALVNVRPTPPGPVRAAVEAALRALPVLDEVRVVDGPLRLVVRAGPALAGDARGRYWVEHGRLAPEFAHPITVEWQPAADGRLATFHVLDATPA; encoded by the coding sequence ATGGCCACCGCCTCGACCGTGCGCTCACCGCTCGCCGCCGGGCTGATCGACGAGATCCGCGCGGTGACCGGCGGCCGCCCCGTGGTCGTCGCGTTCAGCGGCGGGCTCGACTCGTCGACCGTGGCAGCGCTGGCGAAGGAGGCGCTGGGGGCGCCGTCGGTGCTGCTGGTCACGGTCAACATGGGCGCCTACAACTACCGCCGCGGCAACGAGATCGTCCTGGAGATGGCCGAGCAGCTGGGGCTGGCACAGCGCTGCCTGCTGGGCCAGCGGCTCCAGCACGTGGTGCAGCGCGCCGGCCCGGCGTGCAACCGCTGCACCCGGGAGATCAAGTTGGGGCTGGTGCGGGCTGCCGCCCGGGGGCGGCTGGTGCTGACGGGCTCCAACCGCAGCGACACCTGGGGGCAGCGCGGCCTGAAGGTGCACGACGGCTTCTACGCGCCCCTGCTGGACCTCGACAAGCCGCAGATCCGCGCGCTGGCCGCCGAGCTCGGCCTGCGGATCCCACGCATCGGTGAGGCGCCCGGCCGCGAGGGGTGCAAGCTGAAGCACCTGCTGAAGCCGCTGGTGAACCCCGACTACCACGGCCGCGCGGTGGCCGAGGCCAACGAGGTGTTGCTGCAGACCCTGGCGGCGGTCGGCTGGCCTGCCGAGCTGGCCAACGTGAAGATCATTGGGCCGCTGCGCCGGAACGTGGCCCTGGTGAACGTCCGGCCGACGCCGCCCGGCCCGGTGCGGGCGGCGGTGGAGGCCGCCCTGCGGGCGCTCCCGGTGCTGGACGAGGTGCGCGTCGTCGACGGGCCCCTGCGCCTGGTCGTGCGCGCCGGCCCCGCGCTCGCCGGTGACGCCCGGGGCCGCTACTGGGTCGAGCACGGCCGCCTGGCCCCGGAGTTCGCGCATCCCATCACGGTCGAGTGGCAGCCCGCAGCCGACGGGCGCCTGGCGACCTTCCACGTGCTGGACGCCACGCCCGCCTGA
- a CDS encoding DUF4127 family protein: protein MNRLLFVPLDDRPATREGVLDLLPLLGVPWATPPRELLGHRRQPADLDALWRWVEREAASADALVASAEVLLHGGLVASRLSVDPLEALWARLDRLVRLAGRVPTYLSAVNPRIPAGGADEEPAYWGPHGDALRLYSSRLDAGEQTGDDARVREALRALETVPAPVVDDLLRRRRRQLLLNVELMLLAAQGTLRALLVGQDDAEPYGLPRADLAVLRRLRARLGSPRVHISAGADELNARLLARLANDTIGRGPRVAVRYTYPEARRSIPRYEPAPLEETVMAHLEAAGCPVAEDGAEALLWVHNFAGAQQREAVDQRGAPPAPVRTVATALAEASGRGLLCGCADVRFANGADDALVNALLVRDDFAGLVGYAGWNTCSNSLGTVVAQLVLSYHARARLSPTRYRELRRRYLLRRLLDDWGYQAVVRPYLAREVVPHLGADGGHLGPAVGAVREAALRRFQEKVLPPVERVFGGPALRGLSFPWDRLFEVHVELPEELAAL from the coding sequence GTGAACCGCCTGCTCTTCGTGCCGCTCGACGACCGGCCCGCCACGCGCGAGGGCGTGCTGGACCTGCTGCCGCTGCTGGGCGTCCCGTGGGCCACGCCGCCGCGGGAGCTGCTGGGGCATCGCCGGCAGCCCGCCGACCTGGACGCGCTGTGGCGGTGGGTGGAGCGCGAGGCGGCCTCGGCCGATGCCCTGGTGGCGTCCGCTGAAGTGCTCCTGCACGGCGGGCTGGTGGCCTCGCGCCTGTCGGTCGACCCGCTGGAGGCCCTGTGGGCGCGGCTGGACCGCCTGGTGCGGCTGGCCGGACGGGTGCCGACCTATCTGAGCGCCGTCAACCCGCGCATTCCCGCCGGCGGCGCCGACGAAGAACCCGCGTACTGGGGGCCGCACGGCGACGCGCTGCGGCTGTACTCCAGCCGGCTGGACGCCGGGGAGCAGACGGGCGACGACGCCAGGGTCCGCGAGGCGCTGCGCGCGCTGGAGACGGTGCCCGCGCCGGTGGTCGACGACCTGCTGCGCCGCCGTCGCCGCCAGCTGCTCCTCAACGTCGAGCTGATGCTGCTGGCCGCGCAGGGCACGCTGCGCGCGCTGCTCGTCGGCCAGGACGACGCGGAGCCCTACGGGCTCCCCCGCGCCGACCTGGCGGTGCTGCGGCGCCTGCGGGCGCGCCTGGGCAGCCCGCGGGTGCACATCTCCGCGGGTGCCGACGAGCTCAACGCGCGGTTGCTGGCGCGGCTGGCCAACGACACGATCGGCCGCGGACCCCGGGTGGCCGTGCGCTACACCTACCCCGAAGCCCGGCGCAGCATCCCGCGCTACGAGCCCGCACCGCTGGAGGAGACGGTGATGGCGCACCTGGAGGCCGCCGGCTGCCCGGTGGCCGAGGACGGTGCCGAAGCGCTGCTGTGGGTGCACAACTTCGCCGGGGCGCAGCAGCGCGAGGCAGTCGACCAGCGCGGCGCGCCGCCGGCGCCGGTGCGGACCGTGGCCACCGCGCTGGCCGAGGCCAGCGGGCGGGGGCTCCTGTGCGGGTGTGCCGACGTGCGGTTCGCCAACGGTGCCGACGACGCGCTGGTCAACGCGTTGCTGGTGCGCGACGACTTCGCCGGCCTCGTCGGCTACGCAGGCTGGAACACCTGCAGCAACAGCCTGGGGACGGTGGTGGCCCAGCTCGTGCTCAGCTACCATGCCCGCGCGCGCCTGAGCCCCACCCGCTACCGTGAGCTCCGCCGGCGCTACCTGCTCCGCCGCCTCCTGGACGACTGGGGCTACCAGGCCGTCGTGCGACCGTACCTGGCGCGTGAGGTGGTGCCGCACCTGGGCGCCGACGGCGGGCACCTGGGGCCCGCCGTCGGCGCCGTGCGCGAGGCGGCGCTGCGCCGGTTCCAGGAGAAGGTGCTGCCGCCGGTCGAGCGCGTCTTCGGTGGCCCTGCGCTGCGCGGGCTCAGCTTCCCCTGGGACCGGTTGTTCGAGGTCCACGTCGAGCTGCCCGAGGAGCTGGCCGCGCTGTGA